The Euphorbia lathyris chromosome 8, ddEupLath1.1, whole genome shotgun sequence genome has a window encoding:
- the LOC136203550 gene encoding cytochrome b-c1 complex subunit 7-2, mitochondrial yields MASLLQSFLDPRKNWLAKMHMKAVSNRLRRYGLRYDDLFDPYYDIDIKEALNRLPREIVDARHQRIKRAMDLSMKHEYLPEDLQAMQTPFRSYLQDMLSLVKKENAEREALGALPLYQRTFP; encoded by the exons ATGGCGTCCCTTTTGCAATCATTCCTCGATCCAAGAAAGAACTGGCTCGCGAAAATGCACATGAAAGCTGTATCCAATCGCCTCCGCAGATATG GACTGCGGTACGACGATCTTTTTGATCCTTACTACGACATTGATATTAAGGAGGCGCTCAATCGGCTTCCGAGAGAGATTGTCGATGCCCGCCATCAGCGCATCAAGCGCGCAATGGATCTCTCTATGAAACACGAATACCTTCCTGAAGATCTTCAG GCAATGCAAACTCCATTTAGGAGCTACCTTCAAGATATGTTGTCTCTT GTAAAGAAGGAGAACGCCGAACGTGAGGCTTTGGGAGCATTGCCTCTCTATCAGCGCACCTTTCCTTAA